Proteins found in one Oncorhynchus mykiss isolate Arlee chromosome 3, USDA_OmykA_1.1, whole genome shotgun sequence genomic segment:
- the LOC110520077 gene encoding cysteine/serine-rich nuclear protein 3 isoform X2: MNGAAVETERRAMSGILKRKFDEVEASSSPCSSLQESDDEVSCSESGDSSDSVNPSASGPFTPDSILKREKRVRTRRVHFDNVTVYYFSRRQGFTSVPSQGGSTLGMSNRHSGVRQYSLGEFALEQERIHRDMLRDHLKEEKLNSMKLKLTKNGTVESEEANTLMAEDISDDDIDLENTEVDEYFFLQPLTTKKRRALLRTSGVKKIDVEEKHELRAIRVSREDCGCDCRVFCDPETCACSVAGIKCQVDRMSFPCGCTKEGCSNAAGRVEFNPIRVRTHFLHTIMKLELEKSREQQQASPANGYHGESNGYGNPLVQTQYSLSDPTVQQSAIMHLQTADDMDEPLDDEDEDEDDEENEEDDEDEEDSSSLCSGLSDSSTQSLANSDSEEEDGDEEDTSEDFEIGVSKPPVANTEVAPLSSVLCYSDATPPHDNHIDDHMNGNSYLFSTPADYYQLETPSAVASANGTASQPSEPYGEVLSFPHTVSTTNGAVPQGPFNMAVDIAEQYTDYPRQAEEQYANQHFTLTNGTAATTAMGCCTPDLENNMVPSKGTFPEQPGGLSQMEFHNNYLNNKKCFVAEQPKEVSSVNGLSEGPSLAVSTKIPALAENLPQVAPV; the protein is encoded by the exons GTGCAGCGGTGGAGACGGAGAGGAGGGCCATGAGCGGTATACTTAAGAGGAAGTTTGACGAGGTGGAGGCGTCCTCCTCGCCGTGCTCCTCCTTGCAGGAGTCTGATGACGAGGTCTCCTGCAGCGAGAGCGGAGACAGCAGTGACAGTGTCAACCCTTCCGCCTCGGGCCCCTTCACcc CTGATTCTATACTGAAGAGGGAGAAGCGTGTGAGAACAAGGAGGGTACATTTTGACAATGTGACGGTGTACTACTTCAGCCGGCGCCAGGGCTTCACCAGTGTGCCCAGTCAGGGGGGCAGTACTCTGGGCATGTCCAACAGACACAGCGGTGTCAGGCAGTACTCCCTGGGAGAGTTTGCCCTGGAGCAAGAGAGAATCCACAGAGACATGCTCCGAGACCATCTGAAGGAGGAGAAACTCAACTCCATGAAACTCAAG CTGACTAAGAACGGTACAGTGGAGTCGGAGGAGGCTAACACGCTCATGGCAGAGGACATCTCTGACGATGACATTGATCTGGAAAACACAGAGGTGGACGAGTACTTCTTTCTACAGCCCCTCACCACTAAGAAGCGCCGGGCTCTGCTGCGGACCTCGGGGGTGAAGAAGATTGACGTGGAGGAGAAGCACGAGCTGCGGGCCATCCGGGTGTCCAGGGAGGACTGTGGCTGCGACTGCAGAGTGTTCTGTGACCCAGAGACCTGTGCATGCAGCGTAGCAGGAATCAAGTGCCAG GTGGACCGCATGTCTTTTCCCTGTGGCTGTACCAAGGAGGGCTGTAGCAACGCGGCCGGCCGGGTGGAGTTTAACCCCATCCGCGTGCGGACCCACTTCCTGCACACCATCATGAAGCTAGAGCTGGAGAAGAGCCGCGAGCAGCAGCAGGCCTCCCCTGCCAACGGTTACCATGGCGAAAGCAACGGCTATGGCAACCCGCTGGTCCAGACCCAATACTCTCTGTCAGACCCAACAGTCCAACAGTCTGCCATCATGCACCTCCAGACTGCTGACGACATGGACGAGCCTCTGGATGATGAAGACGaagatgaggatgatgaggagaaTGAGGAAGATGACGAGGACGAAGAGGACAGCAGCAGTTTATGCAGTGGACTGTCTGACTCCAGCACTCAGAGCTTGGCGAACAGTGACTCTGAGGAAGAGGATGGCGATGAGGAGGACACGTCGGAGGACTTTGAGATTGGAGTCAGCAAGCCGCCTGTCGCCAACACGGAGGTTGCCCCcctgtcctctgtgttgtgttaCTCTGATGCCACTCCGCCACACGACAACCACATTGACGACCACATGAATGGAAACTCTTATTTATTCAGCACCCCGGCAGATTATTATCAGTTGGAGACCCCCAGTGCTGTTGCCTCAGCCAACGGGACAGCCAGCCAACCCAGTGAACCCTATGGAGAGGTCTTATCATTCCCACACACAGTAAGCACTACTAACGGTGCCGTGCCACAAGGACCATTTAACATGGCCGTGGACATTGCAGAGCAGTACACAGATTACCCCCGCCAGGCTGAGGAACAGTACGCCAATCAGCACTTCACCCTGACCAATGGCACAGCAGCAACCACAGCCATGGGCTGCTGCACACCTGACCTGGAGAACAACATGGTCCCATCTAAAGGAACATTCCCTGAGCAGCCTGGGGGCCTCAGCCAGATGGagttccacaacaactacctgaaCAATAAGAAGTGTTTTGTGGCAGAGCAGCCAAAGGAAGTCTCTAGCGTAAATGGTCTGTCTGAAGGGCCTTCTTTAGCAGTCAGCACAAAGATCCCTGCATTAGCAGAGAATCTCCCCCAGGTCGCACCAGTTTAG
- the LOC110520076 gene encoding polypeptide N-acetylgalactosaminyltransferase 3, protein MSGLRRVFRRRLHPLKLVIVALIFVTFLFLIQREVVSQSPTQEEPWLKEIAVKRDAVLGMVMGAVNNFRDAMPKMQIRAPVRQQETAGDFSCLSGTYTAAELRPVLERPPQDPNDPGASGKPFHTDKLSPAEQKEKDRGEEKHCFNLYASDHISLSRDLGPDTRPPECIEQTFKRCPPLLTTSVIIVFHNEGWSTLLRTVYSVLHTSPAIFLKEIILVDDASVDDALKEELDEYLKRLHIVRVVRQRERKGLITARLLGASVATGDILTFLDAHCECFNGWLEPLLARIAENYTAVVSPDITTIDLNTFEFMKPSPYGQNHNRGNFDWGLSFGWESLPDHEKQRRKDETYPIKTPTFAGGLFSISKDYFYLIGSYDEQMEIWGGENIEMSFRVWQCGGQLEIIPCSIVGHVFRTKSPHTFPKGTQVIARNQVRLAEVWMDDYKEIFYRRNQQAAQLAKDRAFGDVAQRVDLRERLQCKSFSWYLKNVYPEVFMPDLNPLHFGSVKNVGKDSCLDAGENNEGGKRLILYPCHGLGGNQYFEYSTHHEIRHNIQKELCLHGTEADVKLEDCQYKGRITFVGAEQKWELRENQLFFIPGWNLCLSARHEHPSLVACNPSDRYQLWLFV, encoded by the exons ATGAGTGGTCTCCGCAGAGTTTTCCGAAGGCGATTACACCCCTTGAAACTGGTGATAGTGGCCCTTATCTTTGTCACATTTTTGTTCCTTATACAACGTGAGGTAGTAAGCCAAAGTCCCACACAAGAAGAGCCCTGGCTGAAGGAGATAGCTGTCAAGCGGGATGCCGTGCTGGGCATGGTGATGGGGGCAGTTAATAACTTCAGGGACGCAATGCCAAAAATGCAGATCAGAGCCCCAGTGCGCCAGCAGGAGACTGCAGGGGACTTTTCCTGTTTGTCAGGGACGTACACGGCTGCTGAGCTGAGGCCAGTCCTAGAGCGTCCACCACAGGACCCCAACGACCCCGGAGCCTCTGGGAAGCCCTTTCACACAGACAAACTGAGCCCTGCTGAACAGAAGGAGAAGGATCGGGGAGAGGAGAAACACTGCTTTAACCTCTACGCCAGCGACCACATCTCTCTCAGCCGTGACCTGGGCCCTGACACCAGACCACCGGA ATGTATCGAGCAAACATTCAAGCGTTGTCCACCCTTGCTGACCACCAGCGTGATCATTGTGTTTCACAACGAAGGTTGGAGCACTCTGCTGAGGACGGTGTACAGCGTCCTCCACACCTCCCCTGCCATCTTCCTCAAGGAGATCATCCTGGTGGACGATGCCAGTGTGGACG ATGCATTGAAGGAGGAGCTGGATGAGTATTTGAAGCGGCTGCACATTGTGCGCGTGGTACGTCAGCGCGAGAGAAAGGGCCTGATCACTGCTCGGCTGCTGGGAGCCTCTGTGGCCACTGGAGACATCCTCACCTTCCTCGATgctcact GTGAATGCTTCAATGGCTGGCTGGAGCCTCTACTGGCCAGGATAGCAGAGAACTACACTGCGGTAGTGAGTCCTGACATCACAACCATTGACCTCAACACCTTTGAGTTTATGAAGCCCTCGCCATACGGACAGAACCACAACCGTGGTAACTTTGACTGGGGCCTGTCCTTTGGCTGGGAGAGTCTaccggaccatgagaaacaacggAGAAAGGATGAGACTTATCCTATCAA GACACCAACTTTCGCTGGGGGACTCTTCTCTATCTCCAAGGACTACTTCTATCTTATCGGAAGCTATGATGAGCAAATGGAAATCTGGGGAGGCGAGAATATCGAAATGTCTTTCAGA gTGTGGCAGTGTGGGGGTCAGCTAGAAATAATCCCTTGCTCCATCGTGGGTCATGTGTTCCGCACCAAGAGTCCGCACACCTTCCCCAAGGGCACCCAGGTGATCGCACGCAACCAGGTGCGGCTGGCCGAGGTCTGGATGGATGACTACAAGGAAATCTTCTACCGACGCAACCAACAAGCTGCACAGCTGGCCAAAGAC AGGGCCTTCGGAGACGTCGCGCAGCGTGTGGACCTCCGGGAGCGGCTGCAGTGCAAGAGCTTCTCCTGGTATTTGAAGAACGTGTATCCAGAGGTCTTCATGCCCGATCTCAACCCACTCCACTTTGGCTCG GTGAAGAATGTAGGTAAAGACTCGTGTCTGGATGCAGGGGAGAACAACGAGGGAGGGAAGCGGCTGATCTTGTATCCATGCCACGGACTCGGAGGAAACCAG TATTTTGAGTACTCGACCCATCACGAGATCCGGCACAATATTCAGAAGGAGCTGTGTTTGCATGGGACAGAGGCAGAcgtgaagctggaagactgccAGTATAAAGGCCGCATCACATTTGTAGGAGCAGAACAGAAGTGGGAGTTAAGGGAG AACCAGTTATTCTTCATCCCGGGATGGAATCTGTGTCTGAGTGCCCGTCATGAGCACCCCTCCTTGGTTGCCTGTAACCCCTCAGACAGATACCAACTGTGGCTCTTTGTCTGA
- the LOC110520077 gene encoding cysteine/serine-rich nuclear protein 3 isoform X3 gives MSGILKRKFDEVEASSSPCSSLQESDDEVSCSESGDSSDSVNPSASGPFTPDSILKREKRVRTRRVHFDNVTVYYFSRRQGFTSVPSQGGSTLGMSNRHSGVRQYSLGEFALEQERIHRDMLRDHLKEEKLNSMKLKLTKNGTVESEEANTLMAEDISDDDIDLENTEVDEYFFLQPLTTKKRRALLRTSGVKKIDVEEKHELRAIRVSREDCGCDCRVFCDPETCACSVAGIKCQVDRMSFPCGCTKEGCSNAAGRVEFNPIRVRTHFLHTIMKLELEKSREQQQASPANGYHGESNGYGNPLVQTQYSLSDPTVQQSAIMHLQTADDMDEPLDDEDEDEDDEENEEDDEDEEDSSSLCSGLSDSSTQSLANSDSEEEDGDEEDTSEDFEIGVSKPPVANTEVAPLSSVLCYSDATPPHDNHIDDHMNGNSYLFSTPADYYQLETPSAVASANGTASQPSEPYGEVLSFPHTVSTTNGAVPQGPFNMAVDIAEQYTDYPRQAEEQYANQHFTLTNGTAATTAMGCCTPDLENNMVPSKGTFPEQPGGLSQMEFHNNYLNNKKCFVAEQPKEVSSVNGLSEGPSLAVSTKIPALAENLPQVAPV, from the exons ATGAGCGGTATACTTAAGAGGAAGTTTGACGAGGTGGAGGCGTCCTCCTCGCCGTGCTCCTCCTTGCAGGAGTCTGATGACGAGGTCTCCTGCAGCGAGAGCGGAGACAGCAGTGACAGTGTCAACCCTTCCGCCTCGGGCCCCTTCACcc CTGATTCTATACTGAAGAGGGAGAAGCGTGTGAGAACAAGGAGGGTACATTTTGACAATGTGACGGTGTACTACTTCAGCCGGCGCCAGGGCTTCACCAGTGTGCCCAGTCAGGGGGGCAGTACTCTGGGCATGTCCAACAGACACAGCGGTGTCAGGCAGTACTCCCTGGGAGAGTTTGCCCTGGAGCAAGAGAGAATCCACAGAGACATGCTCCGAGACCATCTGAAGGAGGAGAAACTCAACTCCATGAAACTCAAG CTGACTAAGAACGGTACAGTGGAGTCGGAGGAGGCTAACACGCTCATGGCAGAGGACATCTCTGACGATGACATTGATCTGGAAAACACAGAGGTGGACGAGTACTTCTTTCTACAGCCCCTCACCACTAAGAAGCGCCGGGCTCTGCTGCGGACCTCGGGGGTGAAGAAGATTGACGTGGAGGAGAAGCACGAGCTGCGGGCCATCCGGGTGTCCAGGGAGGACTGTGGCTGCGACTGCAGAGTGTTCTGTGACCCAGAGACCTGTGCATGCAGCGTAGCAGGAATCAAGTGCCAG GTGGACCGCATGTCTTTTCCCTGTGGCTGTACCAAGGAGGGCTGTAGCAACGCGGCCGGCCGGGTGGAGTTTAACCCCATCCGCGTGCGGACCCACTTCCTGCACACCATCATGAAGCTAGAGCTGGAGAAGAGCCGCGAGCAGCAGCAGGCCTCCCCTGCCAACGGTTACCATGGCGAAAGCAACGGCTATGGCAACCCGCTGGTCCAGACCCAATACTCTCTGTCAGACCCAACAGTCCAACAGTCTGCCATCATGCACCTCCAGACTGCTGACGACATGGACGAGCCTCTGGATGATGAAGACGaagatgaggatgatgaggagaaTGAGGAAGATGACGAGGACGAAGAGGACAGCAGCAGTTTATGCAGTGGACTGTCTGACTCCAGCACTCAGAGCTTGGCGAACAGTGACTCTGAGGAAGAGGATGGCGATGAGGAGGACACGTCGGAGGACTTTGAGATTGGAGTCAGCAAGCCGCCTGTCGCCAACACGGAGGTTGCCCCcctgtcctctgtgttgtgttaCTCTGATGCCACTCCGCCACACGACAACCACATTGACGACCACATGAATGGAAACTCTTATTTATTCAGCACCCCGGCAGATTATTATCAGTTGGAGACCCCCAGTGCTGTTGCCTCAGCCAACGGGACAGCCAGCCAACCCAGTGAACCCTATGGAGAGGTCTTATCATTCCCACACACAGTAAGCACTACTAACGGTGCCGTGCCACAAGGACCATTTAACATGGCCGTGGACATTGCAGAGCAGTACACAGATTACCCCCGCCAGGCTGAGGAACAGTACGCCAATCAGCACTTCACCCTGACCAATGGCACAGCAGCAACCACAGCCATGGGCTGCTGCACACCTGACCTGGAGAACAACATGGTCCCATCTAAAGGAACATTCCCTGAGCAGCCTGGGGGCCTCAGCCAGATGGagttccacaacaactacctgaaCAATAAGAAGTGTTTTGTGGCAGAGCAGCCAAAGGAAGTCTCTAGCGTAAATGGTCTGTCTGAAGGGCCTTCTTTAGCAGTCAGCACAAAGATCCCTGCATTAGCAGAGAATCTCCCCCAGGTCGCACCAGTTTAG
- the LOC110520077 gene encoding cysteine/serine-rich nuclear protein 3 isoform X1 has translation MNVHCGCDTTVPGAAVETERRAMSGILKRKFDEVEASSSPCSSLQESDDEVSCSESGDSSDSVNPSASGPFTPDSILKREKRVRTRRVHFDNVTVYYFSRRQGFTSVPSQGGSTLGMSNRHSGVRQYSLGEFALEQERIHRDMLRDHLKEEKLNSMKLKLTKNGTVESEEANTLMAEDISDDDIDLENTEVDEYFFLQPLTTKKRRALLRTSGVKKIDVEEKHELRAIRVSREDCGCDCRVFCDPETCACSVAGIKCQVDRMSFPCGCTKEGCSNAAGRVEFNPIRVRTHFLHTIMKLELEKSREQQQASPANGYHGESNGYGNPLVQTQYSLSDPTVQQSAIMHLQTADDMDEPLDDEDEDEDDEENEEDDEDEEDSSSLCSGLSDSSTQSLANSDSEEEDGDEEDTSEDFEIGVSKPPVANTEVAPLSSVLCYSDATPPHDNHIDDHMNGNSYLFSTPADYYQLETPSAVASANGTASQPSEPYGEVLSFPHTVSTTNGAVPQGPFNMAVDIAEQYTDYPRQAEEQYANQHFTLTNGTAATTAMGCCTPDLENNMVPSKGTFPEQPGGLSQMEFHNNYLNNKKCFVAEQPKEVSSVNGLSEGPSLAVSTKIPALAENLPQVAPV, from the exons GTGCAGCGGTGGAGACGGAGAGGAGGGCCATGAGCGGTATACTTAAGAGGAAGTTTGACGAGGTGGAGGCGTCCTCCTCGCCGTGCTCCTCCTTGCAGGAGTCTGATGACGAGGTCTCCTGCAGCGAGAGCGGAGACAGCAGTGACAGTGTCAACCCTTCCGCCTCGGGCCCCTTCACcc CTGATTCTATACTGAAGAGGGAGAAGCGTGTGAGAACAAGGAGGGTACATTTTGACAATGTGACGGTGTACTACTTCAGCCGGCGCCAGGGCTTCACCAGTGTGCCCAGTCAGGGGGGCAGTACTCTGGGCATGTCCAACAGACACAGCGGTGTCAGGCAGTACTCCCTGGGAGAGTTTGCCCTGGAGCAAGAGAGAATCCACAGAGACATGCTCCGAGACCATCTGAAGGAGGAGAAACTCAACTCCATGAAACTCAAG CTGACTAAGAACGGTACAGTGGAGTCGGAGGAGGCTAACACGCTCATGGCAGAGGACATCTCTGACGATGACATTGATCTGGAAAACACAGAGGTGGACGAGTACTTCTTTCTACAGCCCCTCACCACTAAGAAGCGCCGGGCTCTGCTGCGGACCTCGGGGGTGAAGAAGATTGACGTGGAGGAGAAGCACGAGCTGCGGGCCATCCGGGTGTCCAGGGAGGACTGTGGCTGCGACTGCAGAGTGTTCTGTGACCCAGAGACCTGTGCATGCAGCGTAGCAGGAATCAAGTGCCAG GTGGACCGCATGTCTTTTCCCTGTGGCTGTACCAAGGAGGGCTGTAGCAACGCGGCCGGCCGGGTGGAGTTTAACCCCATCCGCGTGCGGACCCACTTCCTGCACACCATCATGAAGCTAGAGCTGGAGAAGAGCCGCGAGCAGCAGCAGGCCTCCCCTGCCAACGGTTACCATGGCGAAAGCAACGGCTATGGCAACCCGCTGGTCCAGACCCAATACTCTCTGTCAGACCCAACAGTCCAACAGTCTGCCATCATGCACCTCCAGACTGCTGACGACATGGACGAGCCTCTGGATGATGAAGACGaagatgaggatgatgaggagaaTGAGGAAGATGACGAGGACGAAGAGGACAGCAGCAGTTTATGCAGTGGACTGTCTGACTCCAGCACTCAGAGCTTGGCGAACAGTGACTCTGAGGAAGAGGATGGCGATGAGGAGGACACGTCGGAGGACTTTGAGATTGGAGTCAGCAAGCCGCCTGTCGCCAACACGGAGGTTGCCCCcctgtcctctgtgttgtgttaCTCTGATGCCACTCCGCCACACGACAACCACATTGACGACCACATGAATGGAAACTCTTATTTATTCAGCACCCCGGCAGATTATTATCAGTTGGAGACCCCCAGTGCTGTTGCCTCAGCCAACGGGACAGCCAGCCAACCCAGTGAACCCTATGGAGAGGTCTTATCATTCCCACACACAGTAAGCACTACTAACGGTGCCGTGCCACAAGGACCATTTAACATGGCCGTGGACATTGCAGAGCAGTACACAGATTACCCCCGCCAGGCTGAGGAACAGTACGCCAATCAGCACTTCACCCTGACCAATGGCACAGCAGCAACCACAGCCATGGGCTGCTGCACACCTGACCTGGAGAACAACATGGTCCCATCTAAAGGAACATTCCCTGAGCAGCCTGGGGGCCTCAGCCAGATGGagttccacaacaactacctgaaCAATAAGAAGTGTTTTGTGGCAGAGCAGCCAAAGGAAGTCTCTAGCGTAAATGGTCTGTCTGAAGGGCCTTCTTTAGCAGTCAGCACAAAGATCCCTGCATTAGCAGAGAATCTCCCCCAGGTCGCACCAGTTTAG